A genomic region of Thermoanaerobaculia bacterium contains the following coding sequences:
- a CDS encoding HAD-IA family hydrolase, translating into MSDSPNIRAITFDAGFTLLHPDPPVEEVYLREFALDGARGDAAALAAALAKTWREIRERKLVDRYGGPTGERGFWAMFVERARFHFDGGMLSAACFDRLVGHFLRPEAWAVYEDVLPALDALASEGFRLGIVSNWDSTLAGLLEAHGLAARFSALLVSASEQSGKPHPEIFRRACDRLAVPPSQTVHVGDSLEEDFAAAREAGLSALLLDRGDRHPEIADRIRSLAELPRRIGKAPQGAGGISATR; encoded by the coding sequence ATGAGTGACTCTCCGAACATACGGGCGATCACGTTCGATGCGGGATTCACGCTCCTTCATCCCGACCCGCCGGTCGAGGAGGTCTATCTGCGGGAGTTCGCGCTCGACGGCGCGCGCGGCGACGCGGCGGCGCTCGCCGCCGCGCTCGCGAAGACCTGGCGCGAGATTCGGGAGCGCAAGCTCGTCGATCGCTACGGGGGGCCGACGGGAGAACGGGGTTTCTGGGCGATGTTCGTCGAGCGAGCGCGGTTCCATTTCGACGGCGGGATGCTCTCGGCCGCGTGCTTCGACCGGCTCGTCGGCCATTTTCTGCGCCCGGAGGCGTGGGCCGTCTACGAGGACGTCCTGCCGGCGCTCGACGCGCTCGCGTCGGAGGGATTCCGGCTCGGGATCGTGTCGAACTGGGACTCGACGCTCGCCGGGCTGCTCGAAGCCCACGGGCTCGCCGCGCGGTTCTCCGCGCTCCTCGTCTCGGCGTCCGAGCAGTCGGGGAAACCGCACCCGGAGATCTTTCGGCGGGCGTGCGACCGGCTCGCCGTACCGCCGTCGCAGACGGTGCACGTCGGCGATTCCCTCGAGGAAGACTTCGCGGCGGCGCGCGAAGCGGGTCTCTCGGCGCTCCTCCTCGACCGCGGGGACCGGCATCCCGAGATCGCGGACCGGATCCGGTCCCTCGCCGAGCTCCCGCGGCGAATCGGGAAAGCGCCTCAGGGCGCGGGGGGGATCTCCGCCACGCGCTGA
- a CDS encoding SDR family oxidoreductase — protein sequence HLSSVLGRFGVPGQAAYVATKHGVIGLTRTMALELAHRKITVNAICPGWVETELARQGYRRIAEARHVTEEEARAICARMAPLGRVLDPEEIAGLAVYIASDDARDLTGQAIVLDGGQVMP from the coding sequence CATCTCTCCTCCGTGCTCGGCCGGTTCGGCGTGCCGGGACAGGCGGCGTACGTGGCGACCAAGCACGGCGTGATCGGGCTGACGCGCACGATGGCGCTCGAGCTGGCGCACCGGAAGATCACCGTCAACGCGATCTGCCCCGGATGGGTCGAGACGGAGCTCGCGCGGCAGGGATACCGGCGGATCGCGGAAGCTCGCCACGTCACGGAAGAGGAAGCGCGCGCGATCTGCGCCCGCATGGCCCCGCTCGGCCGCGTCCTCGATCCGGAGGAGATCGCGGGGCTCGCGGTTTACATCGCCTCAGACGACGCGCGCGATCTGACCGGCCAGGCAATCGTCCTCGACGGCGGCCAGGTGATGCCGTGA
- a CDS encoding amino acid permease, giving the protein MNQLFRTKSLDDLVAETQEEGHQLRKTLGPVNLIALGIGAIIGAGIFATIGTAAAGDAHRPGAGPALMLSFFLTAVVCGFTALCYAEFASMVPVAGSAYTYSYATLGELVAWIIGWDLILEYAIGNVAVAISWANYCNTLLDGLGIHLPDWLTIDYRTAHQKVPAVLAHAPHLFGIPIVFNILAFLIVAAITIVLVWGVRESARFNAVMVAIKLVVLGFFVFVSFHFVKPANWHPFAPNGFAGVSTGAAIIFFAYIGFDAVSTTAEECRNPKRDMPIGIIGSLIICTVIYVGIAAVFTGMVPYPVLHHLNASQQAEPLTMAMKYVRMPNYMVGIVALGSVIAHTAVLLVFQLGQPRILFAMARDGFLPPAFAKVHPKFRTPHVATILTGVVVGLAAAIANIDEMVDLTNIGTLFAFILVCLGIMVLRFKDPTRERPFRVPLGPVFLPSLGLIACVYLIFYLPPSSWWRFFFWLLAGLVVYFLYGHRHSRLRNGPRPPDFNPASDLPPAELR; this is encoded by the coding sequence TTGAACCAGCTGTTCCGCACGAAATCCCTCGACGACCTCGTCGCCGAGACCCAGGAAGAAGGACATCAGCTCAGGAAAACGCTCGGCCCGGTGAATCTCATCGCGCTCGGGATCGGGGCGATCATCGGCGCCGGAATCTTCGCGACGATCGGGACGGCCGCGGCGGGGGACGCCCATCGTCCCGGCGCGGGGCCGGCTCTGATGCTTTCGTTCTTCCTGACGGCCGTCGTCTGCGGCTTCACGGCGCTCTGCTACGCGGAGTTCGCGTCGATGGTGCCGGTCGCCGGCTCCGCCTACACCTACTCGTACGCGACGCTGGGCGAGCTGGTCGCCTGGATCATCGGCTGGGACCTCATCCTCGAGTACGCGATCGGCAACGTGGCGGTCGCGATCTCCTGGGCGAACTACTGCAACACGCTCCTCGACGGGCTCGGCATCCATCTCCCCGACTGGCTCACGATCGATTACCGCACCGCGCACCAGAAGGTGCCCGCGGTGCTCGCCCACGCGCCGCACCTCTTCGGCATTCCGATCGTCTTCAACATCCTCGCCTTCCTGATCGTCGCGGCGATCACGATCGTTCTCGTCTGGGGCGTCCGGGAGTCCGCGCGATTCAACGCGGTGATGGTCGCGATCAAGCTCGTCGTGCTCGGCTTCTTCGTGTTCGTGAGCTTCCATTTCGTGAAGCCCGCCAACTGGCACCCCTTCGCGCCGAACGGTTTCGCGGGCGTCTCGACCGGCGCCGCGATCATCTTCTTCGCGTACATCGGCTTCGACGCGGTCTCGACGACGGCCGAGGAATGCCGCAATCCGAAGCGCGACATGCCGATCGGCATCATCGGCTCGCTCATCATCTGCACGGTCATCTACGTCGGCATCGCGGCCGTCTTCACCGGGATGGTTCCCTACCCGGTGCTCCACCATCTGAACGCGTCGCAGCAGGCCGAGCCGCTGACGATGGCGATGAAGTACGTCCGAATGCCGAACTACATGGTCGGGATCGTCGCGCTCGGATCCGTGATCGCGCACACGGCCGTGCTGCTCGTCTTCCAGCTCGGCCAGCCCCGCATCCTCTTCGCGATGGCCCGGGACGGGTTTCTCCCCCCCGCGTTCGCGAAGGTGCATCCGAAGTTCCGGACGCCGCACGTCGCGACGATCCTCACCGGCGTGGTCGTCGGTCTCGCGGCGGCGATCGCGAACATCGACGAGATGGTCGACCTGACGAACATCGGGACCCTCTTCGCGTTCATCCTCGTCTGCCTCGGGATCATGGTGCTGCGCTTCAAGGACCCGACGCGTGAGCGCCCGTTCCGGGTGCCGCTCGGCCCCGTCTTCCTTCCGAGCCTCGGGCTGATCGCGTGCGTCTACCTCATCTTCTATCTGCCGCCGAGCTCCTGGTGGCGGTTCTTCTTCTGGCTGCTCGCCGGTCTGGTCGTGTATTTCCTGTACGGACATCGCCACTCCCGGCTCCGCAACGGGCCGCGTCCCCCGGACTTCAATCCCGCCTCCGACCTGCCGCCGGCCGAGCTCCGCTGA